The following are encoded in a window of Dioscorea cayenensis subsp. rotundata cultivar TDr96_F1 chromosome 16, TDr96_F1_v2_PseudoChromosome.rev07_lg8_w22 25.fasta, whole genome shotgun sequence genomic DNA:
- the LOC120278786 gene encoding cytochrome P450 93A3-like — protein sequence MEEVERILMVLYSSNSTIFTATIFLFILIIIFIIPRTNRSKTKPRLPPGPPAIPIIGHLHLIRSLPHHAFDKLAGRYGPLMHLRLGSVLAIVASSPDMAKEVLKTNDANFASRPQNHASRRFGHDGSGLVFAPYGPYWKWIRKLCMSELLGSRTVDQLLPMRRLSLHDLLRTLLDASRRRQQVNISEELVKMGIGTVGRSLVGSTSFREYYYGGDNHDDDLDEMMKLTKEVNMLVGSFNVSDFIPALARWDLQGLDKKIQDVHHRFDAMLERIIERKQDLKYSRNNNNYHHIRSQNIKDLLDIVLDIADNDHDQESDIKLTRENIKSFVLEVLVAGSDSSAATMEWTLAELMQHPEMLEKAKLEIEEVVGKDRIVEERDIPKLPYLQAIVKESLRLHPAAAFALRLCINDVRIKDYDIPAGSHMFVNLWAVGRDPSYWQDPLEFKPERFLLFNSNNDHNNYNQEEEEEIMKMVDFRGQYYHYLPFGSGRRVCPGMNLALQVVQATLGALIQCFEWAPDDKKVMDMAEGIGIVIPRAHPIICVPVARLDPLPYLS from the exons ATGGAAGAAGTTGAAAGAATATTAATGGTGCTCTATAGTAGTAATAGTACTATTTTCACAGCCACCatcttcctcttcatcctcatcatcatcttcatcatcccaCGTACCAACCGTTCAAAGACCAAACCAAGGCTCCCTCCGGGGCCACCGGCCATCCCCATCATCGGCCACCTTCATCTCATTCGTTCCCTGCCACACCACGCCTTCGACAAACTCGCCGGCCGCTACGGCCCCTTGATGCACCTGCGTCTGGGCTCCGTCTTGGCCATCGTTGCCTCCTCACCAGACATGGCCAAAGAGGTCCTCAAAACTAACGACGCCAACTTCGCCAGCCGTCCCCAGAACCACGCCTCTCGAAGGTTCGGCCACGATGGCTCCGGTTTAGTTTTCGCACCCTACGGTCCTTACTGGAAGTGGATCCGCAAGCTCTGCATGTCCGAGCTCTTGGGTAGCCGCACTGTTGACCAGCTTCTCCCCATGCGCCGTCTCAGTCTGCATGACCTACTCAGGACGCTGCTTGATGCCTCCCGGCGGCGGCAGCAGGTGAACATCAGCGAAGAGCTAGTCAAGATGGGCATTGGCACCGTTGGGAGGAGCTTGGTAGGGTCAACATCCTTCCGGGAGTACTACTACGGTGGAGATAACCATGATGATGATCTGGATGAGATGATGAAGCTAACTAAAGAGGTTAACATGCTCGTCGGATCATTCAACGTGTCTGACTTCATCCCAGCGCTGGCCAGGTGGGACTTGCAGGGTCTCGACAAGAAGATCCAGGATGTTCACCACAGATTCGATGCCATGCTAGAGAGAATCATTGAAAGGAAACAAGACCTTAAATAttcaagaaacaacaataattatcaCCATATTAGATCACAAAACATCAAAGATCTGCTGGACATCGTGCTCGACATCGCCgacaatgatcatgatcaaGAGTCTGACATTAAACTCACCAGAGAAAACATCAAGAGCTTTGTCCTT gAAGTGTTGGTGGCTGGATCGGACTCATCGGCAGCGACAATGGAATGGACGTTGGCAGAGCTGATGCAGCATCCGGAGATGCTGGAGAAAGCCAAGTTAGAGATTGAAGAGGTAGTTGGGAAAGATAGAATTGTAGAGGAGAGGGACATTCCCAAATTGCCTTATCTACAAGCCATTGTGAAAGAGTCTCTGAGGCTCCACCCCGCTGCTGCCTTTGCACTCAGACTTTGCATCAATGATGTCAGGATAAAGGATTATGATATCCCAGCTGGGTCACACATGTTTGTCAATCTCTGGGCTGTTGGGAGGGATCCAAGTTACTGGCAGGACCCATTGGAATTCAAACCTGAAAGATTTCTCTTATTTAATAGTAATAatgatcataataattataatcaggaggaagaggaggagatcATGAAGATGGTGGACTTTAGAGGGCAGTACTACCATTACCTGCCATTTGGAAGTGGGAGGAGAGTGTGTCCTGGGATGAACTTGGCGCTTCAAGTGGTTCAGGCGACGTTGGGAGCGTTGATACAGTGCTTCGAGTGGGCACCAGATGACAAGAAGGTGATGGATATGGCTGAGGGAATTGGGATTGTGATTCCCCGGGCTCATCCCATCATCTGTGTCCCTGTTGCTCGTTTGGATCCTCTTCCCTACCTCTCTTGA
- the LOC120279301 gene encoding FT-interacting protein 7-like → MQRPPPRPEDFSLKETAPNLGGSVPGDKLTTTYDLVEQMLYLYVRVVKAKDLPPKDVTGSLDPYVEVKLGNYKGTTKHFEKKSNPEWNQVFAFSRDRLQATAVEVTVKDKDFIKDDFVGRVVLELNEVPKRVPPDSPLAPQWYRLEDKKGDKAKGELMLAVWMGTQADEAFPEAWHSDAATVPSDVVANIRSKVYLNPRLWYVRVNVIEAQDLLITDKGRYPDVYVKASMGNQILKTRPSPSKNTNPMWNEDLIFVAAEPFEERLLLSVEDRVGPNKDEVLGRAMITLQSVPRRLDYKPVPSQWYNLERHVLLEGDQKKKEVKFSSRIHLRICLDGGYHVLDESTHYSSDLRPTAKQLWKPSIGILELGILSAHGLQPMKAGKEGIGMTDAYCVAKYGPKWVRTRTIVNNFNPKWNEQYTWEVFDPCTVITIGVFDNCHLQGGDKAAGTRDTRIGKVRIRLSTLETDRVYTHSYPLIVLLPSGVKKMGEVQLAVRFTCSSLLNMMYMYSQPFLPKMHYLHPLSVTQLDMLRHQATQIVSMRLSRAEPPLRKEVVEYMLDVDSHMWSMRKSKANFFRVMSVLSGIIAVSKWFDQICHWKNPLTTVLIHVLFIILVLYPELILPTIFLYLFLIGVWYFRWRPKHPPHMDTRLSHAESTTPDELDEEFDTFPSARPGDIVRMRYDRLRSVAGRIQTVVGDLATQGERLQNLLSWRDPRATALFVTFCFITAIVLYVTPFRVVALLVGLYVLRHPRFRHKLPSVPLNFFRRLPARTDSML, encoded by the coding sequence ATGCAGAGGCCTCCTCCCCGGCCAGAGGACTTCTCCTTGAAGGAGACCGCGCCGAACCTCGGCGGCAGCGTGCCCGGCGATAAGCTCACCACTACCTATGATCTCGTTGAGCAAATGCTGTACCTTTACGTCCGTGTCGTCAAAGCAAAGGATTTGCCCCCCAAGGACGTGACCGGAAGCCTCGATCCCTACGTTGAAGTGAAGCTCGGGAACTATAAGGGCACCACCAAacattttgagaagaaatcgaacCCTGAGTGGAACCAGGTGTTCGCCTTCTCCAGGGATCGGCTTCAAGCCACTGCTGTTGAAGTGACTGTCAAAGACAAGGACTTCATCAAGGATGATTTTGTCGGCAGGGTCGTGCTTGAACTCAATGAGGTTCCGAAGAGAGTTCCTCCAGACAGTCCATTGGCACCGCAGTGGTATCGACTGGAGGACAAGAAAGGTGACAAAGCGAAGGGAGAGCTGATGCTGGCTGTTTGGATGGGCACTCAGGCTGATGAGGCCTTCCCCGAGGCTTGGCATTCGGATGCTGCCACTGTCCCCAGTGATGTTGTTGCCAATATAAGATCCAAGGTGTATCTCAACCCTAGGCTTTGGTATGTCAGAGTGAATGTAATTGAGGCTCAAGACTTGTTGATTACTGATAAGGGTCGGTATCCTGATGTTTATGTGAAAGCCTCAATGGGCAATCAAATTCTTAAGACTAGGCCTTCTCCCAGTAAGAATACCAATCCAATGTGGAATGAGGACTTGATCTTTGTTGCTGCTGAGCCGTTTGAGGAGCGCTTGCTTTTGAGTGTGGAGGACAGGGTTGGGCCTAACAAGGATGAGGTGCTGGGAAGGGCCATGATTACTTTGCAGAGTGTGCCCAGGCGGTTGGACTACAAGCCTGTACCAAGCCAATGGTATAATCTTGAGAGGCATGTGCTTCTTGAAGGTGatcagaagaagaaggaagtgaAGTTTTCTAGTAGAATTCATTTGAGGATATGTTTGGATGGTGGGTACCATGTGTTGGACGAATCAACTCATTACAGCAGTGATCTCAGGCCTACGGCAAAGCAGCTCTGGAAGCCAAGCATTGGAATTCTAGAGTTGGGTATCCTGTCTGCTCATGGGCTGCAGCCCATGAAGGCTGGTAAGGAAGGAATAGGCATGACTGATGCTTACTGTGTTGCAAAGTATGGACCAAAATGGGTGCGCACAAGGACAATCGTCAATAACTTCAATCCGAAATGGAATGAACAGTATACTTGGGAAGTGTTTGATCCTTGTACGGTCATCACCATTGGTGTTTTCGATAACTGTCACCTACAAGGAGGGGACAAGGCTGCAGGGACAAGGGACACCAGAATTGGGAAGGTCAGGATTCGTTTATCAACACTTGAAACTGATCGAGTTTACACCCACTCATATCCTCTTATCGTCTTGCTTCCCTCAGGAGTGAAGAAGATGGGGGAGGTTCAGCTGGCTGTCCGGTTCACATGCTCCTCTCTGCTGAACATGATGTATATGTATTCTCAGCCTTTCCTGCCGAAGATGCACTACCTCCATCCCTTGTCAGTCACACAGCTTGATATGTTGAGGCATCAAGCCACTCAGATTGTCTCGATGAGGCTGAGCCGTGCTGAGCCACCACTGAGGAAGGAGGTTGTTGAGTATATGCTGGATGTGGATTCTCACATGTGGAGCATGAGGAAGAGCAAAGCTAACTTCTTTCGAGTTATGAGTGTCTTGAGCGGCATCATCGCTGTCAGCAAATGGTTTGATCAGATTTGTCATTGGAAGAATCCATTAACTACTGTTCTGATCCACGTCCTATTCATTATATTGGTTCTTTACCCAGAGCTGATACTGCCAACCATATTCCTTTACCTTTTTTTGATTGGTGTGTGGTACTTCCGCTGGAGGCCGAAGCATCCTCCTCACATGGATACGCGTCTCTCACATGCCGAATCTACAACTCCTGATGAACTTGATGAAGAATTTGATACCTTTCCTAGCGCACGGCCAGGTGATATTGTGAGGATGAGATATGACAGATTGAGGAGTGTTGCAGGGCGGATTCAAACTGTGGTCGGTGATCTTGCTACACAAGGGGAGAGGTTGCAGAATCTGTTGAGTTGGCGAGATCCAAGAGCTACTGCCCTATTTGTGACCTTCTGCTTCATTACTGCCATTGTGCTCTATGTTACACCATTCCGTGTTGTGGCCTTGCTGGTTGGTCTATATGTGCTAAGGCACCCAAGGTTCCGCCATAAGCTTCCATCTGTCCCTCTCAATTTCTTTAGAAGGTTGCCTGCCAGAACAGATAGCATGCTTTGA